A genomic stretch from Hemibagrus wyckioides isolate EC202008001 linkage group LG02, SWU_Hwy_1.0, whole genome shotgun sequence includes:
- the rab11fip4a gene encoding rab11 family-interacting protein 4A isoform X2, translating into MSTDDGRMREGGRDHSILTPRSGDESVATQPCLLYPLDSEMDSSAGSESSDGRHDEKEEVLGGLFLPGNSSGQLVSSAAASVISAEEQFEDYGEGEDVEFIPSSPCADDDTRTNGFSDLGSSLPSSAGHTPQKIRHFYNSELLDVYCSQCCKKVNLLNDLEARLKNLKANSPNRKISSTAFGRQLFHHSNFSSSHGSTEDLFHDSIDSCDIDITEKVSYLEKKVSELENDSLANGDLKSKLKQDNTQLVHRVHELEEQIKDQETRAEQSLEEELKRHREVYSKMEKDKSNQIELLSNRVQQLEEENTEMKVNVCRLKSQTEKLDQEKQRMTDKLEDTSLRLKDEMDLYKKMMDKLWQNRHEFQKEREAMQELIEDLRRELEHLQMFKLETEKPGRGRNSLSEFSSRTREIELEHEVKRLRQENHKLRDQNDDLNGQILSLSLYEAKNLFACHTKAQSLATEIDNASRDELVEALKEQEEINFRLRQYMDKIILAILDHNPSILEIKH; encoded by the exons AGCGGTGATGAGAGTGTCGCTACGCAGCCCTGCCTGTTGTACCCTCTCGACTCTGAAATGGACAGCAGTGCCGGGTCCGAGTCATCTGATGGTCGCCATGATGAGAAAGAGGAAGTCCTCGGCGGACTCTTTCTACCTGGAAACAG TTCGGGTCAACTCGTCTCGTCAGCGGCTGCGTCCGTCATTTCAGCCGAGGAGCAGTTTGAAGATTACGGAGAAGGAGAAGATGTGGAGTTTATTCCTAGTAGCCCGTGTGCTGATGATGATACAAGGACTAACGGGTTTTCGGACCTGGGCTCCTCACTGCCTTCCAG TGCCGGACATACCCCTCAGAAAATCCGACACTTTTACAACAGCGAGCTCCTGGATGTTTACTGCTCTCAGTGCTGTAAAAAAGTGAACTTGCTCAACGACCTTGAGGCTCGACTCAAAAACCTCAAAGCAAACAg TCCAAACAGGAAGATCTCCAGCACAGCTTTTGGAAG GCAGCTTTTCCATCACAGTAATTTCAGCAGTAGTCATGGCAGCACCGAGGATTTATTCCACGACAGCATCGACTCCTGTGACATTGACATTACTGAGAAG GTGAGTTACCTGGAGAAGAAGGTATCAGAGCTGGAGAATGACAGCCTGGCAAACGGAGACCTGAAATCCAAACTGAAACAGGACAACACACAGCTGGTTCACAG agtacaTGAGCTGGAGGAGCAGATTAAGGACCAGGAGACTCGAGCAGAGCAAAGTTTGGAGGAGGAGctgaagagacacagagaggttTATAGCAAGATGGAGAAAGACAAGAGCAACCAAATAGAGTTGCTTTCTAACAG AGTACAGCAGCTAGAGGAGGAGAACACTGAGATGAAGGTGAACGTTTGCAGATTGAAGTCTCAGACTGAAAAACTGGACCAG GAGAAACAGCGCATGACTGATAAACTGGAAGACACGAGTCTGCGTCTAAAGGACGAGATGGATCTGTATAAGAAGATGATGGACAAACTGTGGCAGAACAGACACGAATTTCAGAAAGAACGAGAGGCCATGCAGGAA ctgataGAGGACCTGCGCCGGGAGCTGGAGCATCTGCAGATGTTCAAGTTAGAAACGGAGAAACCTGGGCGTGGTAGAAATTCCTTGTCTGAATTCAGCTCTCGAACACGCGAGATTGAGCTCGAGCATGAAGTCAAACGCCTGAGACAG GAAAACCATAAACTGCGGGACCAGAACGACGATCTGAATGGACAGATTCTCAGTCTGAGTCTGTATGAGGCAAAAAACCTCTTTGCTTGCCACACTAAAGCACAGAGTCTCGCCACTGAGATTGACAACGCATCCAGAGACGAG TTGGTCGAGGCTCTGAAGGAACAAGAGGAAATCAACTTCCGGCTCCGTCAGTACATGGATAAGATCATCCTGGCTATACTGGACCACAATCCCTCCATCCTGGAAATCAAGCACTAG